The following coding sequences are from one Epilithonimonas vandammei window:
- a CDS encoding SH3 domain-containing protein: MSLQDKYASVVSAAQSAGLSDLSVQEQDGILYITGKASNSASKDAVWNALGAIDTSYTATDINIDVQVSGLEAGTSLTVATEDSNLNIRQAPSTEAAVVGKAAKGEAVTLVEQSSDDWWKIKTKDGEEGYAYSRYLKA; this comes from the coding sequence ATGAGTTTACAAGACAAATATGCTAGTGTAGTTTCTGCAGCTCAGTCAGCAGGACTTTCTGACCTTTCTGTTCAGGAGCAGGACGGCATTCTTTACATCACAGGAAAGGCTTCTAACAGTGCGTCAAAAGATGCTGTATGGAATGCGCTTGGTGCTATTGATACTTCGTACACTGCTACAGATATTAACATTGACGTTCAGGTTTCCGGTTTGGAAGCAGGAACATCTCTTACAGTTGCTACCGAAGATTCTAATTTGAACATCAGACAGGCACCTTCTACAGAAGCGGCAGTAGTTGGAAAAGCCGCAAAAGGGGAAGCCGTAACTTTAGTAGAACAATCTTCTGACGATTGGTGGAAAATCAAAACTAAAGACGGTGAAGAAGGTTATGCTTACTCAAGGTATTTGAAGGCATAA
- a CDS encoding BON domain-containing protein, translated as MKKTFKIAALALMVSMTAVSCKKKVSDAELTSQATTAITAYPGTSVEVKEGQAHLSGTFATEADKQAAIDALKKIQGVKDVHDMATVTPAPTAAPVEVNVVDAAVLQKVNDALKDIPGVKAEDINGTLTLTGSTTAANARKVKESVDALKIGKYDNKITVK; from the coding sequence ATGAAAAAAACATTTAAAATTGCGGCTCTAGCATTGATGGTATCAATGACAGCCGTATCTTGTAAAAAGAAAGTATCTGACGCTGAACTTACCTCACAAGCTACAACTGCGATTACAGCTTATCCGGGAACTTCTGTGGAAGTGAAAGAAGGACAAGCTCACCTGAGCGGAACTTTTGCAACGGAAGCAGACAAGCAAGCTGCAATCGATGCTCTGAAAAAAATCCAAGGCGTGAAAGATGTTCACGATATGGCGACAGTTACACCAGCTCCTACAGCTGCACCAGTTGAAGTGAATGTGGTAGATGCTGCAGTTCTTCAAAAAGTGAATGATGCTCTTAAAGATATCCCTGGCGTAAAAGCAGAAGATATCAATGGAACTCTTACACTGACTGGATCTACAACTGCTGCAAACGCAAGAAAAGTGAAAGAATCGGTGGATGCGCTTAAAATTGGTAAATACGATAACAAAATCACAGTTAAATAA
- the pncB gene encoding nicotinate phosphoribosyltransferase, whose amino-acid sequence MHEIRLKSILDNDFYKITMQNAVVKLFTNEIVKYEFINRGKHEFPQGFADELRKAVNAMAELKLTKDEKKYLKVTCPYLALPYLDFLEGFHYDPSEVKIEQIGNDLKVSVEGLWYRTILWEVPLLALISELHYEMNHMERQTNEEVINKTVEKAIYLTELGVPFAEFGTRRRHSYKVHRLVMDALIQDKKSTFTGTSNVHLAMMYNVKPIGTHAHEWFMFHAAEFGFKMANSIALENWVNVYRGDLGVALSDTYTTDVFFQQFDKKFAKLFDGVRHDSGDPLEFADKTIAHYTKQGINPLFKYIIFSDGLNLEKVEEITNYCRGKIGISFGIGTNLTNDVGLKPMNIVMKLISVKGINNEWIPTVKLSDEKGKYTGDPKLIELAKEFLRIK is encoded by the coding sequence ATGCACGAGATAAGGCTCAAATCTATTCTAGATAATGATTTCTATAAAATTACAATGCAAAATGCAGTTGTGAAATTATTCACAAACGAGATTGTAAAATATGAATTCATCAACCGTGGGAAACATGAATTCCCGCAAGGTTTTGCTGATGAACTCCGAAAGGCTGTCAATGCAATGGCAGAATTAAAATTGACCAAAGACGAAAAAAAATATCTGAAAGTCACCTGTCCATATCTAGCGCTACCCTATCTGGATTTTCTGGAAGGTTTTCATTATGACCCATCGGAAGTAAAAATAGAACAAATCGGAAATGACCTGAAAGTATCAGTAGAAGGTCTCTGGTACAGAACAATTCTTTGGGAAGTTCCTCTTCTTGCTCTCATTAGTGAACTTCACTATGAAATGAATCATATGGAGCGACAAACCAATGAAGAAGTCATTAATAAAACTGTAGAAAAAGCCATCTATCTCACAGAGCTTGGCGTGCCATTTGCCGAATTTGGAACCAGAAGAAGACATTCTTACAAAGTCCACAGATTGGTGATGGATGCTTTGATTCAGGATAAAAAATCGACTTTTACCGGAACTTCCAACGTACACCTGGCTATGATGTATAACGTAAAACCTATCGGAACACACGCTCACGAATGGTTTATGTTTCACGCTGCGGAATTTGGTTTTAAAATGGCGAATTCTATCGCACTAGAAAATTGGGTCAATGTTTACCGCGGCGATCTAGGCGTGGCTTTGTCCGATACTTACACCACAGATGTTTTCTTCCAGCAGTTTGATAAAAAGTTTGCAAAGTTGTTTGATGGGGTACGTCACGACAGCGGCGATCCGCTGGAATTTGCAGACAAAACAATCGCTCACTATACGAAGCAAGGCATCAATCCGCTATTCAAATACATTATTTTTTCCGATGGACTGAATCTCGAAAAAGTAGAAGAAATCACGAATTACTGCAGGGGTAAAATAGGAATCTCTTTCGGAATCGGAACCAACCTTACCAATGATGTGGGACTGAAACCAATGAATATTGTAATGAAACTTATCAGCGTGAAAGGTATTAACAACGAATGGATCCCAACGGTGAAGCTATCTGATGAAAAAGGGAAATACACCGGTGACCCAAAATTGATAGAACTTGCAAAGGAGTTTCTCAGAATAAAATAG
- a CDS encoding DUF3667 domain-containing protein: MKRKDSLNCEHIVEEKYCPNCGQQNIKTRQQFHYLFTHFIEDFTHYDGQFWGTLKNLVFKPGKLTNTYLEGKRQKFVPPVKLYIFISFITFFLFAVFPPFSFNFEGKIVDGKEKKIALHRLTETSKQLDSIRKRENINGKDSVTISKVNALLKDSIKLNSLQNDFDMSKKLDDNFKYNGYTSRKSFDSAKAKNPSFYDFINVPIAHKFFELKEQGVAKGEILKKLGEVSFHNLPKALFIYLPIFAFFLWIFHDKKKWWYFDHGIFTLHYFSFLLLTILAFSLLYKLADATHSLISIIIYIMRNVLFFYSIIYFFIAHHKVYHTHGVTSFIIGSILFMINFFAFLFLVVGLGIISFLMIH, encoded by the coding sequence ATGAAAAGAAAAGACTCTCTGAATTGCGAACACATTGTTGAAGAAAAATACTGCCCCAACTGCGGACAACAGAATATCAAGACAAGACAGCAGTTCCACTATCTTTTCACTCATTTTATTGAAGATTTTACCCACTATGATGGACAGTTCTGGGGAACGTTGAAGAATCTAGTGTTCAAACCAGGAAAATTAACAAATACTTACCTTGAAGGTAAAAGACAAAAATTTGTCCCTCCTGTTAAGCTGTATATCTTTATCAGTTTTATTACGTTCTTTTTATTCGCAGTTTTTCCTCCTTTCAGTTTTAATTTCGAAGGAAAAATCGTGGATGGCAAAGAAAAGAAAATAGCGCTACACAGATTAACCGAAACTTCCAAACAATTGGACAGCATCAGAAAAAGGGAAAACATAAATGGGAAAGACTCTGTAACCATTTCTAAAGTTAATGCTTTGCTGAAAGATTCTATCAAATTAAATAGCCTTCAGAATGATTTCGATATGAGTAAAAAATTGGATGACAATTTTAAATACAACGGTTATACGAGCCGGAAGTCATTCGATTCAGCAAAAGCTAAAAACCCATCTTTCTATGATTTTATCAATGTTCCGATTGCTCATAAATTTTTCGAACTAAAAGAACAAGGTGTTGCAAAAGGTGAAATCTTAAAAAAACTGGGCGAAGTATCGTTTCATAATCTGCCGAAAGCATTGTTTATTTACCTTCCGATCTTTGCATTTTTCCTATGGATTTTCCACGATAAAAAAAAGTGGTGGTATTTTGATCACGGTATTTTTACGCTCCATTATTTCAGTTTTCTCTTACTGACAATCTTAGCATTTTCTCTTTTGTATAAATTGGCAGATGCAACACATTCGTTAATCAGTATTATTATTTACATAATGAGGAATGTCTTGTTCTTCTATAGTATTATATATTTCTTCATAGCGCACCATAAGGTTTATCATACGCACGGAGTAACCAGTTTTATCATTGGAAGCATTCTGTTTATGATTAATTTCTTTGCCTTTTTATTTTTGGTTGTAGGCTTGGGCATCATCAGTTTTCTGATGATCCATTAA
- the rplM gene encoding 50S ribosomal protein L13, protein MNTLSYKTVSANKATANKEWVVVDAAEQPLGRLASTVAKILRGKHKTNYTPHVDCGDNVIVLNAGKVTLSGNKWADKTYIWHTGYPGGQKSMTAEELRKKDALKVLEKSVKGMLPKNRLGSALFKNLYLYEGTEHKHEAQQPKVINVNEFK, encoded by the coding sequence GTGAATACATTAAGTTACAAAACAGTATCGGCAAACAAAGCTACCGCTAATAAAGAATGGGTTGTGGTAGACGCTGCTGAGCAACCGTTGGGAAGACTAGCTTCTACCGTTGCAAAGATTTTGAGAGGTAAGCACAAAACGAATTACACACCGCACGTAGATTGTGGAGACAACGTAATCGTTTTGAATGCAGGGAAAGTAACACTTTCCGGAAACAAGTGGGCAGACAAAACTTACATTTGGCACACTGGATATCCAGGTGGTCAGAAGTCTATGACTGCTGAAGAGCTTAGAAAAAAAGATGCACTAAAAGTGTTGGAAAAGTCTGTAAAAGGTATGTTGCCAAAAAACAGATTGGGTTCCGCTCTTTTCAAGAACCTTTATTTATATGAAGGGACTGAGCATAAACACGAAGCTCAACAGCCAAAAGTAATCAATGTTAACGAATTCAAATAA
- the rpsI gene encoding 30S ribosomal protein S9, with product MSIVHKIGRRKTSVARVYVKPGTGNITINGKDAKTYFCTDVLVYKVNQPFLLTETVGQYDVTVNVFGGGITGQAEAVRLGVSRALCEINEEFRLLLKPHGLLTRDARMVERKKPGQKKARKRFQFSKR from the coding sequence ATGTCTATAGTACACAAAATCGGAAGAAGAAAAACTTCTGTTGCAAGAGTTTACGTGAAGCCAGGAACTGGTAATATCACGATAAACGGGAAAGATGCTAAAACTTACTTCTGTACGGATGTTTTAGTTTATAAAGTAAATCAGCCATTTTTGTTGACAGAGACTGTAGGTCAGTATGATGTTACAGTAAATGTTTTTGGTGGAGGTATCACTGGTCAAGCAGAAGCAGTAAGACTTGGTGTTTCCAGAGCACTTTGTGAGATCAACGAAGAGTTCAGATTACTTCTTAAGCCACACGGATTGCTTACAAGAGATGCAAGAATGGTGGAAAGAAAGAAACCAGGACAGAAAAAAGCAAGAAAGAGATTCCAGTTCTCAAAACGTTAA
- the rpsB gene encoding 30S ribosomal protein S2 → MAKANVKDLLEAGVHFGHMTRKWNPNMAPYIFMEKNGIHIVDLHKTAVKLDEACTALEKLTSAGKKVLFVATKKQAKEVVAKHASELNMPYITERWPGGMLTNFVTIRKAVKKMNAIDKMKKDGTFETLSKKERLQVDRQRANLEKNLGSIADMVRLPSAIFVVDIMREHIAVTEAKKLGIPVFGIVDTNSDPRKVDFVIPGNDDASKSIDMILSVVADAVKEGQSQRKAEKEKSKEEGEKVSADADSDFDAE, encoded by the coding sequence ATGGCAAAAGCAAATGTAAAAGACCTTTTAGAGGCTGGCGTACACTTCGGTCACATGACTCGTAAGTGGAATCCAAATATGGCTCCATACATTTTCATGGAGAAAAACGGTATTCACATCGTAGATTTACATAAAACAGCAGTGAAATTGGACGAGGCTTGTACAGCTTTAGAAAAATTAACTTCTGCAGGTAAAAAAGTTCTTTTCGTAGCTACTAAAAAGCAAGCGAAAGAAGTAGTAGCAAAACACGCTTCAGAACTTAACATGCCTTACATCACAGAAAGATGGCCAGGTGGAATGCTAACTAACTTCGTGACTATCAGAAAAGCGGTTAAAAAAATGAACGCTATCGATAAAATGAAGAAAGACGGTACATTCGAAACACTATCCAAAAAAGAAAGATTACAAGTAGATCGTCAAAGAGCAAATCTTGAGAAAAACTTAGGATCTATTGCGGATATGGTGAGACTTCCTTCAGCTATTTTTGTAGTGGACATTATGAGAGAGCACATCGCAGTTACAGAAGCAAAAAAATTGGGTATCCCAGTTTTTGGTATCGTAGATACTAACTCAGATCCAAGAAAAGTGGATTTCGTAATCCCAGGAAATGATGATGCTTCTAAATCTATCGATATGATCCTTTCTGTTGTAGCAGACGCTGTAAAAGAGGGTCAGTCTCAGAGAAAAGCAGAAAAAGAAAAGTCTAAAGAAGAAGGTGAAAAAGTTTCTGCTGATGCAGATTCTGATTTCGATGCAGAATAA
- a CDS encoding acetyl-CoA carboxylase carboxyltransferase subunit alpha: protein MEYLEFEQPVKELIEQYEKCVQLGTESGINVDESCKKIKDKIEDTKKKIYGNLTPWQRVQLSRHPDRPYTLDYINGLADAGSFVELHGDRNFGDDPAMIGGIASISGNTVMLIGTQKGRTTKERQHRRFGMSNPEGYRKALRLMKLAEKFNIPVVTFVDTPGAYPGLEAEERGQGEAIARNIYEMCQLKTPIITIIIGEGASGGALGIGVGNKVYMLENTWYSVISPENCSAILWRSWEYKETAANTMKLTGEDMLKQKLIDGIIPEPLGGAHYDPESTFDNVKKVLLKDIKTLSKMPVEKLVAERQDKFIAMGEFKG from the coding sequence ATGGAATATTTAGAATTTGAACAACCTGTAAAAGAACTAATTGAACAATACGAAAAATGCGTTCAATTAGGCACTGAAAGCGGAATCAATGTAGATGAATCTTGCAAAAAAATAAAAGATAAAATAGAAGATACCAAAAAGAAAATATACGGTAACCTAACGCCGTGGCAAAGAGTACAGCTTTCCAGACATCCGGACAGACCTTACACGCTGGACTACATCAACGGTTTGGCTGATGCGGGAAGTTTTGTAGAATTGCACGGTGATAGAAATTTCGGGGACGACCCTGCAATGATTGGTGGAATTGCCAGCATCAGCGGAAATACCGTAATGCTCATCGGAACTCAGAAAGGTAGAACAACTAAAGAACGACAACACAGACGTTTCGGGATGTCTAACCCAGAAGGTTACAGAAAGGCTCTTAGATTGATGAAATTGGCAGAGAAATTCAATATTCCTGTGGTAACTTTTGTGGATACACCTGGTGCTTATCCTGGTCTGGAAGCGGAAGAACGCGGTCAAGGTGAAGCTATCGCCAGAAACATCTACGAAATGTGCCAACTTAAAACTCCAATTATCACAATCATCATTGGCGAAGGGGCAAGTGGAGGTGCTCTAGGAATTGGTGTAGGAAACAAAGTTTATATGTTGGAAAACACCTGGTACTCTGTGATTTCTCCAGAAAACTGTTCTGCAATACTTTGGAGAAGCTGGGAATATAAAGAAACTGCTGCCAACACAATGAAGCTGACTGGTGAGGATATGCTGAAGCAGAAGTTAATTGATGGTATTATTCCTGAACCATTGGGCGGTGCTCATTATGATCCTGAATCCACTTTTGACAACGTGAAGAAAGTGCTTCTAAAAGACATCAAAACATTATCTAAAATGCCGGTTGAGAAACTGGTTGCAGAGAGACAAGATAAATTTATCGCAATGGGAGAATTCAAAGGGTAG
- the gltX gene encoding glutamate--tRNA ligase, which translates to MKKVRVRFAPSPTGALHLGGVRTALYDYLFAKNKGGEFVLRIEDTDTARFVEGAEDYIMNSLEWCGIIPDESPKVGGPYAPYRQSERRDIYDRYKAQILKTDYAYLAFDTPEELDAIRKDFEARGDVFAYNHQTRQQLRNSISLSEEEVQTLLDENVPYVVRFKMPIDRTLNLQDIIRGNFSVNTNTLDDKVLIKNDGMPTYHFANVVDDFEMKISHVIRGEEWLPSMPLHVLLYEAMNWEAPEFAHLSLILKPEGKGKLSKRDGAKFGFPVFPMDFKDPESDEVWKGYKESGYFPEAFINMTALLGWTPANDKEIVSIDEMIAEFDLHKVHKAGARFDPQKAKWFNQEYLKLKSDEEVLVLLKEIDEVNALNLSDDKLLKIVSLMKERATFVVDIYNDGKFFFEAPTSYDEKATKKAWNETTSAILKDFSTQLETSEFDSDTLKEVIHHFAEEHSIGMGKLMMPLRLALVGELKGPDVPDIMNIIGKEETIARIEKAIRTN; encoded by the coding sequence ATGAAAAAAGTAAGAGTGCGTTTTGCACCAAGTCCAACGGGAGCTTTACATTTAGGCGGTGTTAGAACTGCATTGTATGATTATCTTTTCGCAAAAAACAAAGGTGGCGAATTTGTCCTAAGAATAGAGGATACAGACACTGCAAGATTTGTAGAAGGCGCAGAAGATTATATTATGAATTCTTTGGAATGGTGTGGGATTATTCCTGATGAGAGTCCAAAAGTTGGTGGACCTTATGCGCCTTACAGACAATCTGAAAGAAGAGATATTTACGACAGATACAAAGCGCAGATTCTTAAAACAGATTACGCTTATTTGGCTTTCGACACGCCTGAAGAATTAGATGCCATCCGTAAAGATTTTGAAGCAAGAGGTGATGTTTTTGCCTACAATCATCAGACAAGACAGCAATTACGAAACAGCATTTCTCTTTCTGAAGAGGAAGTTCAGACATTGTTGGATGAAAATGTTCCTTATGTAGTTCGTTTCAAAATGCCAATTGACAGAACGCTTAACCTTCAAGACATTATCAGAGGAAATTTTTCAGTAAATACAAATACACTTGACGACAAGGTTTTAATTAAAAACGATGGAATGCCAACTTATCATTTCGCAAATGTAGTAGATGATTTTGAGATGAAAATCTCGCACGTCATCCGTGGTGAAGAATGGTTGCCATCTATGCCTTTGCACGTTTTATTGTACGAAGCAATGAATTGGGAAGCGCCAGAATTTGCTCATTTATCATTGATTCTTAAACCTGAAGGAAAAGGTAAATTAAGTAAAAGAGACGGGGCCAAATTTGGATTTCCAGTTTTTCCTATGGATTTCAAAGATCCAGAAAGTGATGAAGTTTGGAAAGGTTATAAAGAATCCGGCTATTTCCCTGAAGCTTTTATCAATATGACAGCTTTACTAGGTTGGACACCGGCAAACGATAAAGAAATTGTTTCTATCGACGAAATGATTGCCGAGTTTGATCTTCACAAAGTTCATAAAGCCGGCGCAAGATTCGATCCACAGAAAGCTAAATGGTTTAATCAGGAATATTTGAAGTTGAAATCTGATGAAGAGGTTTTGGTTTTACTGAAAGAAATTGATGAAGTTAATGCCTTGAATCTTTCTGATGACAAATTATTGAAAATCGTTTCATTGATGAAAGAAAGAGCAACTTTTGTGGTTGATATTTACAATGATGGAAAATTCTTCTTCGAAGCTCCAACTTCTTACGATGAAAAAGCAACCAAAAAAGCCTGGAACGAAACCACTTCTGCAATTTTGAAAGATTTCTCAACCCAATTAGAAACGTCAGAATTTGATTCAGATACTTTGAAAGAAGTGATTCATCATTTTGCAGAAGAACATTCTATCGGGATGGGAAAACTAATGATGCCTCTTCGTCTCGCTTTGGTTGGAGAGCTGAAAGGTCCCGATGTTCCTGATATTATGAATATCATCGGCAAAGAAGAAACGATAGCACGAATCGAAAAAGCGATTAGGACAAATTAA
- a CDS encoding glycosyltransferase, whose translation MVYISKTNKFFFYIQGFWRGIVPVKSYDKKIDELYKIVSKENLFKIEKRVDYYNKIQESKKGFHSGTQVKDLLKPKTPKSYYFDAYEFARFFPADYPIDFKFGDVNTILDYPMICKSRPIKGNNENNILLNLDKARHFVNVKGDIDFLTKENKLIGRAGVYQQHRIRFYEQYFNNPLCDLGQVNKREGNPNWIKPKISIADHLKNKFILSLEGNDVATNLKWIMSSNSIAVCPPLTMETWYMEGTLLPDVHFIGIDADYNNLEEKLQYYIDHDKEALEIINNAQEHRNQFTNKAVENLTSLLVLK comes from the coding sequence ATGGTTTATATCTCCAAGACAAACAAGTTTTTTTTCTACATACAAGGCTTTTGGCGGGGAATCGTTCCAGTAAAATCTTATGATAAGAAAATAGATGAGCTGTATAAAATTGTATCAAAAGAAAATCTTTTCAAAATAGAAAAGAGGGTAGACTATTACAATAAAATACAAGAGTCAAAGAAAGGTTTTCATTCAGGAACACAGGTAAAAGATTTGTTGAAACCGAAAACACCTAAATCGTATTATTTTGATGCTTACGAATTTGCAAGATTTTTCCCCGCAGATTATCCTATCGATTTTAAATTTGGTGACGTAAATACCATTTTGGACTATCCAATGATATGCAAAAGTAGACCTATAAAAGGAAATAATGAGAATAATATCCTATTAAACTTAGACAAGGCCAGGCATTTTGTTAATGTGAAAGGCGATATTGATTTTCTGACAAAAGAAAATAAACTAATTGGTAGAGCTGGTGTTTATCAGCAGCATAGGATCAGATTTTATGAACAATATTTCAACAACCCTTTATGTGATCTGGGACAAGTGAATAAAAGAGAAGGAAATCCAAATTGGATAAAGCCAAAAATATCTATTGCGGATCATCTGAAAAATAAATTTATTTTGAGTCTAGAAGGCAATGATGTCGCGACTAATCTTAAGTGGATTATGTCTTCCAATTCTATAGCCGTTTGTCCTCCTCTAACGATGGAAACTTGGTATATGGAAGGAACCTTGCTGCCTGACGTGCATTTTATAGGTATTGATGCAGATTATAATAATTTGGAGGAAAAGCTACAATATTACATAGATCACGACAAAGAAGCCCTGGAAATAATCAATAATGCCCAAGAACACCGTAATCAATTTACTAATAAAGCTGTCGAAAACTTAACCTCTCTGTTGGTATTGAAATAA
- a CDS encoding glycosyltransferase family 2 protein, with the protein MKTSVAMCTYNGEKFLEKQLDSILNQSLPVNEIIVCDDKSTDSTVSILKQYKEKHPEIFKIFINVDNLKSVKNFEKAISLCENDIIFLCDQDDIWVEHKVQRMISVFNNEKEISVICTNGHIIDEHDETLNVLTLWDFPQFVLENGYRFDYFNILNLNDNFCTGATMAFRKEFKKNILPIPTIENVHHDGWIGLVASLQNKLFFLDEKLIYYRKHPSQQIGNVFFENTEKSRNNITSYMSIDKEIKKFKDYKKFLKRFPEAYYRNIGLAENLPVQNEFFKENAKEIKRRFEITYKEMKSTFPLQSFILKISDLFSGKRRIAR; encoded by the coding sequence ATGAAAACATCTGTTGCAATGTGTACTTATAATGGAGAAAAATTTCTGGAAAAACAATTAGACTCCATTTTAAATCAATCTTTACCAGTTAACGAAATTATTGTTTGCGATGACAAGTCCACGGACTCTACAGTTTCTATTCTAAAGCAATATAAAGAAAAGCATCCAGAAATTTTTAAAATCTTCATCAATGTAGATAATCTCAAAAGTGTCAAAAATTTTGAAAAAGCAATCTCATTGTGTGAAAATGACATCATTTTTTTATGTGACCAAGATGATATTTGGGTTGAACATAAAGTTCAAAGGATGATTTCGGTATTTAATAATGAAAAAGAAATATCCGTAATATGTACAAACGGACACATTATTGATGAACACGATGAAACGCTGAATGTACTAACACTTTGGGATTTCCCACAATTCGTTTTAGAGAACGGTTATCGTTTTGACTACTTCAATATCTTGAATCTGAATGATAATTTTTGTACAGGAGCTACTATGGCATTCAGAAAAGAATTTAAAAAAAATATTCTGCCAATTCCAACCATTGAAAATGTGCATCATGATGGCTGGATAGGTTTAGTCGCTAGCTTGCAAAACAAACTTTTTTTCTTGGATGAAAAACTTATTTACTACAGAAAACACCCTTCGCAGCAGATCGGAAATGTCTTTTTCGAAAACACTGAAAAATCAAGAAACAATATTACCAGCTATATGAGTATTGATAAAGAAATAAAAAAATTCAAAGATTATAAAAAATTTCTTAAACGCTTTCCTGAGGCATACTATAGAAATATTGGATTGGCTGAAAATTTACCCGTACAAAATGAGTTTTTTAAAGAAAATGCAAAAGAAATAAAGCGCCGGTTCGAAATTACTTACAAAGAAATGAAATCAACCTTTCCCCTGCAGTCTTTTATCTTGAAAATTTCGGACTTATTTTCTGGAAAACGAAGAATTGCCCGCTAG
- a CDS encoding CgeB family protein gives MPRDFNFYEAFVENLKTTEFEIELLFTSNHDFRYKNPKQKVTNFLRKTFLGDKNYKQNLKDRFNDDALLKELSKIRKKVDYTLVIRPDYFSTEILQKLKEKTNKLIAYQWDGLERYPKAKKLIPLFDRFFLFDVDDYERYKSNFQNIFPITNFYFDFDKNLPKITNNEVFFIGSFIESRIDKIVHLTKIIVNLGLNPTINLLAFDDETPRKYSGLGLNFITTGMTYLEVLEKVRQAAVVLDFANSVHNGLSFRTFEATYFSKKLITNNPLVSKYDFYHPNNILVLDQSMGEEDIKQFLSADYIQIDDTIKTKYSFTNWLKTVLKD, from the coding sequence ATGCCACGTGATTTCAATTTTTATGAAGCATTTGTGGAAAATCTAAAAACAACCGAATTCGAAATCGAATTGCTTTTTACAAGTAACCACGATTTTCGCTACAAGAATCCAAAACAAAAAGTTACAAATTTCCTCAGGAAAACATTTTTGGGCGACAAAAATTATAAACAAAATTTGAAGGATAGGTTTAATGATGACGCTTTACTAAAAGAATTATCTAAAATTCGAAAAAAAGTAGATTATACACTTGTTATACGTCCAGATTATTTCTCCACTGAAATACTTCAGAAATTAAAAGAAAAAACCAATAAACTGATTGCCTATCAATGGGATGGCCTAGAGCGATATCCTAAAGCAAAAAAACTCATCCCTCTTTTTGATCGGTTTTTTTTATTTGATGTTGATGATTATGAGAGATACAAATCCAATTTTCAAAACATTTTCCCCATCACCAATTTTTACTTCGATTTTGATAAAAATTTACCTAAAATTACAAATAATGAAGTTTTCTTCATCGGAAGTTTTATTGAAAGTAGAATAGATAAAATTGTTCATTTAACAAAAATTATCGTCAACTTAGGATTGAATCCCACTATCAATTTGCTCGCTTTTGATGATGAAACGCCTCGTAAATATTCTGGGTTAGGACTTAACTTCATTACTACAGGTATGACTTATTTAGAAGTGTTGGAAAAAGTAAGACAAGCCGCAGTTGTTTTGGACTTTGCCAATTCTGTACATAATGGTTTGTCGTTTAGGACCTTTGAAGCTACTTATTTTTCTAAAAAGTTGATTACAAATAATCCTCTTGTTTCTAAGTACGATTTTTATCATCCCAACAATATTTTAGTCTTGGATCAAAGTATGGGCGAAGAAGACATAAAACAATTCCTTTCTGCAGATTACATACAGATTGATGATACTATAAAAACAAAATATTCATTTACCAATTGGCTAAAAACCGTTTTAAAAGATTAA